The Rosa rugosa chromosome 1, drRosRugo1.1, whole genome shotgun sequence genomic sequence CTTCACCGCTCCGCTCCTCTTCTCCGCCACTCCCTCCCCCAAATCTCCGCCACGTGTCCGCTTCCATCCCGCTCGGGCCTTCGCCTCCGCCGCCTGCGCTTCCGACGAGACCTCCACGGCGTCGTATCTCGCCCCTCCTCCTACGACGACTACCGCCTCCCTCTACGAGATCCTCGGcatccccgccgccgcctcGTGTCACGAGATCAAAACGGCCTACCGGCGGCTCGCGAGGGTCTGCCACCCCGACGTGGCGGCGATGGAGCGGAAGGACTCGTCGGCCGACGAGTTCATGAGGATCCACGACGCCTACTCCACCCTCTCCGACCCAGAAAAGCGAGCCGAGTACGACCGGAAGATGTTCCGGAGGAGCAGGCCGTTGTCGGCGGATTATTCTAGATACTATTCTGGCCGGAATTGGGAGACTGATCAGTGCTGGTAGCGAGTTGACTCACTCACCTGGTAACGTAGCGAAATCATATACACTAGTTCTAATCAGAAATTATGTAAATATTTTTATGAACCAAAGCGCAACAAGGACTGCAATCAGGGCCGTTCAATATTTGATCATGATGGTCTCGGTGTTGTTTGTGGTGATAAACAAGCAGTGGCGCCAAaattccaaagaaaaaaaattgtgtatTACTGTAATTAGTCATGTTGTATGACTAGAAAGGCAACCAAATTTTTGTTGGTTTTCCTGGGAAATTCAGGTTTCTTGTGAAATATTATGATAATATATAACAGATGTGATTGGGAACTCAATATCTCTAGAAGTTATATAATTGTATTAAGGTGTTTGTGTgcgattttgtttgtttggaaTTATTTCGCATTAAATTTCTGTTTCGAGCGGGGTTTTAAGAGAGTAGAAGCCATGTTTGGCCTCTCGCAAAATtgcaaaactttttttttcaatgaaatttacttattaaaatataatatgcTTGATTTAATATCCAAATATGTATAATAACGGATATCTACTTGGTGCGCGCAACTATCAATCTTTTTGGATCTTTCTTTTTTAGGAGAAGAAACTAAAAAATTGATGGTGACTCGGAGACGTCTATTAGATATCTCTTGAAAATGTATAATATAGTGCTCTAGACTATAGGAATTTAGAACCGCACGATTAACTCAATGTATGAAGCACATTCCAAACAACATTAATTGCATTAACTGCATTTACGAGTCGAATCACTTTTTTAGGAGAAAAAACTAAAAGATTGATGGTGACTCGGGGAATCCAATCAATCGATAGAGGATATAGTGGagttgaaaattaaaaaaatcctTATATTATGGGTAAAACTAGTGTTTAAGCAAATGTGTTGGATGCTATGAGCTCCCTAATTTAACGAGTTCCAAACACTTTCTAGTTTCTAAAAGAGGATAAATGCTAATGATTAAACCATGAGATCTCACAACTTCGACAGAATTGAGAACACACAAAACAAGTGAGTGAACTACGAATCTTTGAGCTAAGCTCGGGATCGATCTATACAAGTTTAGTCAACATAAAACTACTATTAGGAAGTAATACCAGATCAACGTATGGTGAAATATTACCCCTCCCTCATTTTGAAAATGGGTATGAATAAATGTTCTTCTGACCCCATTAGATAGACCCCATTGGGGTTAGAAGTTCATTGTTTAAGTCATCTTATTCAAACTGTAGGTGGATGAATGTCTGAAGTTAATAAGCACCATCCACCTAAGAGTTGTGGATACACTCCATCATACTCCTCTATTATTCCCAACAATGTGTAATGCTCACCATTCTTGTGACATTGCCAGCAGTGTACAGATTCTTCTATCTGTAGACAATGGATAAGATGGACcgatcaaaagaaaaatattcacAATAATAGGAAAATGGATCCAATGGATAAATATCATATGTAACCCTACAAATATAACACTAACCAGATAAATGGATGAAAGGCCAAATATGCATAATTCATATAATGAAGTCCATTTTAATGTCCCAAACCATATAACACATTAACACCATGGATTAGCTTGTAACCTTCACAGCATTATTATTCCTTGAAATCTTGGCCAAGATGAGGACCAACACAAGAGTGTAGCTTAAGCATCATGGTTTGTTAGTTAGGCTtaatttctcaatcaatttATCATGCTTTGATTTGGCAATATAACCCAACATTGAATCAATTCAATTTACAACAAAGAGTCCAAATCCATTTGATTCAAGATATATTAATATTCGAAAGGGACCCAACAAGTGATCATGAACCACTGAGCTAGCTTAGATCTTTTCATGGGCTGGAAAGCTACCTTAGACGTTAGGAACTTAGGACTTGCGAGCTCCTCCAATTtcaatttccgaagtttgaggCATTCCCTATTCTCAGCTTCACCTTCGGATATTATTCATTAAGATATTAATCATTGATGTCACAAATATAATAGTATAGGATGCATGTGCAATGTTGGTAGCATTTGGAGCAAGCAAGAGCCATTTGATAAAAAATCCACTAGTTTATGAGTAAAGCAAAAATAACTATTTCTCTCCTTCATTTTTCCTAATGCCTGCTGTTTGCTCAACTTCCCCATTCCTCTTCAAGCTTGAGTGTTGTTGTGGGTTACATATCCCTTGATAATACAAGGAACTAAGCAGTAGGTACCGATTAACCGATCTCATTATATAACATCATTAACATGgtatataaagttataaactgAAGGAGTCTATTTGTTACACTAATTATTAAAATCAATCGTTATAACCAACGGAGTCTAattattatattatttattcaagggtttttgtccatttacaccatttttagagatttttttctcacttaccccattaagtttttttaattccctcttacccaaaacactctaaggaggtcttccctaataccccattaagattttttttttgttttttaatttttttaaataccattttaccctcacccctttgttacttagagagagagagaaaaaaaaaaaaatggaagagagataaaccatgggagacttcgccggagccccgtcaccggtcgccggattccggtcaccggccgccggattccggtcaccggccgcatgattccggtcaccggccgccggattccggccccctaatagaggggcaatagaggtctattgccccccaatagacgactatcaaccatgtattgccccccaatagacgactatcggccatgtattggcccccaatagacgtttattgccccgcaatagaactttcggtagccggaataggaactaatcttcctaaaattagacaaataaaactttgattaaagaaaaaaatgaagaaattatatcaattttaaaacgtctattacctcccaatagacgtctattgccccccaatagacgtttcgattaccgaaatgagaactaatttttctaaaa encodes the following:
- the LOC133727191 gene encoding chaperone protein dnaJ 11, chloroplastic — protein: MLSAPSSTSTLFTAPLLFSATPSPKSPPRVRFHPARAFASAACASDETSTASYLAPPPTTTTASLYEILGIPAAASCHEIKTAYRRLARVCHPDVAAMERKDSSADEFMRIHDAYSTLSDPEKRAEYDRKMFRRSRPLSADYSRYYSGRNWETDQCW